The following are encoded together in the Cervus elaphus chromosome 23, mCerEla1.1, whole genome shotgun sequence genome:
- the LOC122681753 gene encoding translation initiation factor IF-2-like: MATGSGTAGTPRDPPPGPPRPLRAPPPPGPASEILPRPHPACQDLSPDAPIFPPNPQVRSQAARALQDGVGPVRPRLRPPRQVPPILLAPPIAPAAAPPADGAGPASNRVVERPDWPPQQSVKCALPLECFNWPGMHSVSVGSGLFVALRRRRSWWRKSTAGRGSHCPWEAATGSPGGPGPEATAAAAGAPMRIAIIDDRPAELETVCSQCLHMNAKIQVLREELLFMTGKQKKCEKLEKNNKKLKQDIVNLKSHIEMNMTEHSQVEQYKQEIEERARQELVEKFKEVNTVLQIQAASQEYLEQTDEEHIAFLRSQMELRIKELASEVFKMETYEADLEKYKKLYLEELKVRKSLEKKLDETNWRLAEMSTELEVEKQQNRSLLSTLTTRPVLEPPSQKKFP; the protein is encoded by the exons ATGGCCACCGGCTCGGGTACGGCGGGAACGCCCCGCGACCCTCCCCCgggcccaccccgccccctccgGGCCCCGCCTCCTCCGGGCCCCGCCTCCGAGATCCTCCCCCGGCCCCACCCTGCCTGTCAGGACCTTTCCCCAGACGCCCCGATCTTCCCCCCCAACCCTCAG GTCCGGTCACAGGCGGCGCGAGCCCTCCAGGACGGGGTGGGGCCCGTGCGGCCCCGCCTCCGCCCTCCGCGGCAGGTCCCGCCCATACTCTTGGCCCCGCCCATCGCGCCGGCCGCGGCCCCTCC CGCGGACGGGGCGGGGCCTGCTAGCAATAGAGTGGTTGAGCGTCCCGACTGGCCACCGCAGCAGTCCGTCAAGTGCGCCCTTCCTCTTGAGTGCTTCAATTGGCCGGGGATGCATTCCGTCAGCGTCGGCAGCGGGCTCTTCGTGGCcctgcggcggcggcggagcTGGTGGAGGAAGTCCACGGCCGGCAGGGGCTCGCACTGCCCTTGGGAAGCCGCGACCGGGAGCCCGGGTGGCCCGGGACCTGAggcgacggcggcggcggcgggagcccCGATGCGAATCGCCATA ATTGATGATCGTCCAGCAGAGCTGGAAACTGTATGTTCACAATGTCTGCACATGAATGCAAAAATTCAGGTTCTTCGAGAGGAGTTATTATTCATGacaggaaagcaaaagaaatgtgaaaaactagAGAAGAATAACAAGAAGCTGAAGCAAGACATAGTGAACCTCAAAAGTCACATAGAAATGAATATGACGGAACACAGTCAAGTAGAGCAGTATAAGCAGGAGATTGAGGAAAGAGCGAGACAGGAGCTAGTAGAGAAATTCAAAGAAGTCAACACGGTTTTACAG ATACAAGCGGCATCTCAAGAATACTTAGAGCAGACAGACGAGGAGCATATTGCTTTCTTAAGAAGTCAGATGGAACTCAGAATTAAAGAGTTGGCATCTGAAGTCTTCAAGATGGAAACTTATGAAGCagatttggaaaaatataagaaactctACCTCGAAGAACTAAAAGTTAggaagtcattggaaaagaagcTAGACGA gacTAATTGGAGGCTGGCAGAGATGAGCACCGAACTTGAGGTGGAGAAACAGCAGAACAGATCTTTACTGAGCACTCTTACCACGAGGCCAGTCCTGGAGCCGCCCTCGCAGAAGAAATTTCCATAA